The Microbulbifer hydrolyticus genome has a segment encoding these proteins:
- a CDS encoding glycoside hydrolase family 88 protein has protein sequence MKLFDKSIRNHRLTVIAFAMTAATLAACGEKAAETSAEPAATAAQAEKPSAIATLELSNPSAFPRLDEAVYLSYYELGLKAGFAAPIAVWSQAEQIPVQAIDKDADGSKDGIIFTVDVAVDETLKLRIAEADVAAEAIAKRTQAEISHKVGGEWVEREYKGGSFQNVSTLSVPEAHTDHSYFIRYEGPGIESDLVGYRVYLDWRNGFDIFGKQTSQPVLQNVGQDGFDSYHEPADWGMDILKVGSSVGVGGYGYWDGEKVIRVSDVQDWQADITENGDLYSSFKIQYKGWKPTEDIQTDLTAVLSMHAGSRLVEVNAKTSEELDNLIAGVVNHKGTDLIVGDMDITGHAYTYIGTYGPQSLDGANLGMAVLAKRKVIDEVTKDEHNQVAILKPAGNEVQYYFVAAWANEVESEQGPITTKAEFETYLKQEAEKLTMPLRQRLTTAASEAQTDQPLTAEVALEWSKKLADSELERKTLDYRFGGYDHIRKRPSYFEYTTGMVLQAYDELNQVAPEARYADAVQTVMGSFVNEDGSINGYVQEKYNIDSIRAGTMLLRLYERNQDPSYKKAVDTLFEQLEHHPRTSQGAFWHKKRYPYQVWLDGVYMGIPFLAHYEQLMHDEPNVEEVLAEFKVVNEILKDPETGLFYHAWDEKREQVWADKESGLSQYHWARGMGWLAMALVDVLDFIPQENTEERQYLLDMIAEIAPVIEKYQDPETGTWWQIIDKPGKRANYLESTASTMFTYFYAKALNQGYLPKDQYLDTAKKAYQGLLDEFVQVHADGTISITDMCQVAGLGYGRDGSYEYYMSEPIYDDDPKGTAPFITSSVEMYKLLKSES, from the coding sequence GGCGAGAAAGCCGCTGAAACATCCGCGGAACCAGCTGCAACCGCTGCTCAGGCAGAAAAGCCGAGTGCCATTGCAACGCTGGAGCTTTCCAATCCTTCGGCTTTCCCGCGTCTGGACGAAGCAGTTTACCTCAGCTACTACGAACTTGGACTAAAGGCCGGTTTTGCCGCACCGATCGCGGTGTGGAGCCAGGCCGAACAGATTCCCGTGCAGGCCATCGACAAAGACGCCGATGGCAGCAAGGACGGCATCATTTTCACTGTGGATGTGGCCGTCGATGAAACCCTCAAGCTGCGCATCGCCGAAGCTGATGTCGCGGCAGAAGCGATTGCCAAACGCACCCAGGCGGAAATTTCCCACAAGGTGGGCGGTGAATGGGTCGAGCGTGAATACAAGGGCGGCAGCTTCCAGAATGTCAGCACACTGTCCGTGCCGGAAGCACACACCGATCACTCCTACTTCATCCGCTACGAAGGTCCGGGCATCGAGTCTGATCTGGTTGGCTACCGCGTTTACCTGGACTGGCGCAATGGTTTCGATATTTTCGGCAAGCAGACTTCGCAGCCGGTACTTCAGAACGTAGGCCAGGACGGATTCGATTCCTACCATGAGCCCGCCGACTGGGGCATGGATATTCTTAAGGTCGGCAGCTCCGTCGGTGTCGGTGGCTACGGCTACTGGGATGGGGAAAAAGTCATCCGCGTGAGCGACGTGCAGGACTGGCAGGCTGATATCACCGAAAACGGTGACCTCTACTCGTCCTTCAAAATTCAGTACAAGGGCTGGAAGCCGACCGAGGACATCCAGACCGACCTGACCGCGGTACTTTCCATGCACGCCGGCAGCCGTCTGGTGGAAGTGAATGCGAAGACTAGCGAGGAGCTGGACAACCTGATTGCCGGCGTCGTCAACCACAAGGGTACCGACCTGATCGTGGGGGACATGGATATAACAGGCCATGCCTACACTTACATCGGTACCTACGGCCCGCAGAGCCTGGACGGCGCCAATCTGGGTATGGCCGTGCTGGCCAAGCGCAAGGTCATCGACGAAGTCACCAAGGATGAACACAATCAGGTTGCCATCCTCAAGCCAGCCGGCAATGAAGTGCAGTACTACTTTGTGGCCGCCTGGGCCAACGAAGTGGAAAGCGAGCAGGGCCCCATTACCACCAAGGCCGAGTTTGAAACCTACCTGAAACAGGAAGCGGAAAAGCTCACCATGCCCCTGCGCCAGCGCCTGACTACTGCAGCAAGCGAAGCGCAAACCGATCAGCCGCTTACCGCCGAGGTCGCGCTGGAGTGGAGTAAGAAACTGGCGGATTCCGAGCTGGAGCGCAAAACCCTCGACTATCGCTTCGGCGGTTACGATCACATCCGCAAGCGCCCGTCTTACTTTGAGTACACCACCGGTATGGTGCTGCAGGCTTACGACGAGCTGAACCAGGTTGCGCCGGAAGCGCGCTATGCCGATGCGGTACAGACTGTGATGGGGTCCTTCGTGAATGAAGACGGCAGCATCAACGGCTACGTGCAGGAAAAATACAACATCGACAGTATCCGCGCCGGCACCATGCTGCTGCGACTGTACGAGCGCAATCAGGATCCGTCGTACAAGAAGGCCGTCGATACCCTGTTCGAGCAGCTGGAACATCACCCGCGCACGTCCCAGGGCGCCTTCTGGCACAAGAAGCGCTACCCCTACCAGGTGTGGCTGGATGGGGTCTACATGGGTATTCCGTTCCTCGCCCACTACGAGCAGCTGATGCACGATGAGCCCAATGTGGAAGAAGTGCTGGCGGAATTCAAAGTGGTCAATGAAATTCTCAAGGATCCAGAGACCGGTCTGTTCTACCACGCCTGGGATGAGAAGCGTGAGCAGGTGTGGGCGGATAAAGAAAGCGGCCTTTCTCAGTACCACTGGGCTCGCGGCATGGGTTGGCTGGCGATGGCGCTGGTGGACGTGCTCGACTTTATTCCGCAGGAGAACACCGAAGAACGCCAGTACTTGCTGGACATGATTGCGGAGATCGCTCCGGTGATCGAGAAGTACCAGGATCCGGAAACCGGCACCTGGTGGCAGATCATCGACAAGCCGGGCAAGCGTGCGAACTACCTGGAATCCACTGCCAGCACCATGTTCACCTATTTCTATGCGAAGGCGTTGAACCAGGGCTACCTGCCAAAAGACCAGTACCTGGATACCGCGAAAAAAGCCTATCAAGGATTACTGGATGAATTTGTACAGGTACATGCGGACGGCACCATCAGCATCACCGACATGTGTCAGGTGGCCGGCCTCGGTTACGGCCGCGATGGCAGCTACGAGTACTACATGAGTGAGCCGATCTACGACGACGACCCCAAGGGCACCGCGCCGTTTATCACTTCCAGCGTCGAGATGTACAAGCTGCTGAAATCTGAATCTTAA